One segment of Fusarium falciforme chromosome 13, complete sequence DNA contains the following:
- a CDS encoding 14-3-3 domain-containing protein has product MQRNNHTFLAGLCGQAERYEDMVPHLKAVVNIGGELSVNERNLLAIAYKNVVDTRRASWRIIYSIEQKQSRGNEKYIATIRGYRIKIENELETVCQDVLDLLDRSLIPNTGSDESKAFYYKMSAYFTGLPFPKAPGLTRHLFRKGDYSRYLAEFASGEKRNFAITSAYKAYKIAVDIAQTELTATHPLRLGLALNFSVFYYEILNSWDGARYLAKHALDNGIAELDALTEESNSGSILIMHLLCANLTFWMSSDSGKLEPPSS; this is encoded by the exons ATGCAGCGTAATAA CCACACTTTCCTCGCTGGCCTTTGTGGACAGGCTGAGCGCTACGAGGATATGGTCCCCCACCTGAAGGCAGTGGTCAATATAGGTGGTGAGCTCAGTGTCAATGAGCGGAACCTCCTCGCCATTGCTTATAAGAACGTGGTCGACACCCGCCGTGCCAGCTGGCGCATTATATACTCGATCGAGCAAAAGCAGTCAAGGGGTAATGAGAAATATATTGCTACTATCCGTGGATACCGCATTAAGATCGAGAATGAGCTCGAGACGGTTTGCCAGGACGTCTTGGATCTGCTAGACAGGAGCTTGATCCCCAATACCGGTAGTGACGAGTCGAAGGCGTTCTATTACAAGATGTCAGCCTACTTTACTGGCCTCCCGTTCCCAAAGGCACCTGGGCTGACTCGTCATCTTTTTAGGAAGGGCGACTATAGCCGTTACCTGGCCGAGTTCGCGTCGGGTGAAAAGCGCAATTTTGCAATTACCTCTGCCTATAAGGCCTACAAG ATTGCTGTCGATATTGCTCAGACCGAGCTCACGGCCACTCACCCGTTGCGGCTGGGCTTGGCTCTCAACTTCTCAGTCTTTTACTACGAAATTCTGAACTCATGGGATGGTGCCCGGTATCTTGCGAAGCATGCTTTGGATAATGGCATTGCCGAGCTCGACGCCCTGACCGAGGAGTCTAATAGTGGCAGCATCCTGATTATGCACCTCCTCTGTGCTAACTTGACTTTTTGGATGTCTTCAGACAGTGGAAAGCTGGAGCCCCCCTCAAGCTGA